In the genome of Nycticebus coucang isolate mNycCou1 chromosome 12, mNycCou1.pri, whole genome shotgun sequence, the window TGAGAAGTTTGTTCATGAAATGCTGGCATTTTATTGTGGGAGCAAAAGGTTACctcatgatatctcagggttttttCCCCATGATTTTGCAAGGAAACCAGTTTATCACATTTAGAGGAAAAGTGACCAGTTGATTTTTGTTCTGTCTTTAGTaaactgttctgttttgttttggatgTATCTTTTATATTGCTGCTTTGTATTTTAGGAGTATTACTTTTCCCGTCTGGAAGAATCACAGAAGTCTTTGGATTATTTGAAGGACTATTCAGTTCAACAACACATACATCACTATCAGAGGTTTTCTCTCCTTGCTTACAACTGTTGCTCTCCAAAGGAGAAgactgttcttttcctttctcttctgctGAAGCTGAGTTCTTGATGGAATTACACTGGCACTCAGGTACTCCTTCATAAACTACAGCAAGCCAACCCAGTGCACAGCAATGGACGTCATCTTTCTCTGAGTCCACTGTTAAAGAATCACGACTTTCTTCTTTTGTAGGTGCTTGAGGGTCACACTGGCTACCTACTTCTGGGTCAGGCTTTTCTTTCTGAGGTTCTTCTGATCTGTCTCTATCACAGGGTTGATCATCCTGTTCAGGAAATAATTCTTTCATCTGCTCTGAGCTTAATATTGTAATTTGTATTTGATCTGTTAAGTCTTTGGAGTCACAACTGGATTTATCAGCAGCTTGATCTTCTGAAATGTGGTTGGTCATCTGTTGACCCACAGAACCGTCACGTCTTTTTATACCTTCAATGCCATAGGGAAACTCTCTTAAAAGTTCTGAAAGCTGATCATGTAGATATGTCTTATCATTGTCAATCTCATTTCTTGTGGGCTCCTGGGCAATGTAATCGCTGGATGCATCGATTTCCTGAGGGTCAACATCCAGCGGTGTGGCAGCTGATGAACACACATTGCCCGCTGTGCTTTCCTTCATGCTGGGTGCTACCCCGCTTTCCTCTGGAGTGCCTCTACTTGCTTCAGCATTATTAAAAGACAATGACTCTGGAGGTTGCCGTGACTTTGACAGATCAGTTATTTTACATGAAACATCTGTACACTCTACTAACTTATCTTTTTGAAAATCAAAGTCTTTATTTTCAGTGGTATTATTATCTAACTGTTCTTTTTGTTCTCTGTAACTAATCCCTTCCTGATTGGGTAGAGGCTTCTGGGGCTCAACCTTTTCCATAGGTAGAGAGTTGAATATCTTTGCTATTTGAGAATTGTATGATATATCACCTTCAACCAGAGAACAAATACTGTCAATGTGTAATACATCACTATTCACAGCAGTATTGTCTCTTGATTCATATAAGGTTTGCTGATCACTCACAAGAGAATAGGTATCTGATTCCGATTTGCTATACTTCCCTTCATTGGTATTAGGTGTGCCTTCTGAATTACCGTTAGTCgactcattcttttccttctgagtCAGAGGGAAAATCTTGGTTGATGTCATAGTACTTGCTACTGGCTCATTAACATCAACTTTCAAAGCAGCACTTACTGTTGTATTTTCTGCCACTTGATTTTGTAAGCTACAAACACTGCCTTCAACAGCAGCACTTACTGTTGTATTTTCTGCCACTTGATTTTGTAAGCTACAAACACTGCCTTCTTTAATAACTGGGTATACTGTTTCAGGTAAAGCTTCAGGTATTATTCCTTTGGCTGACAATGTCTTGACATCCGAAAGAATTAAGGGTGTTACCACAGCGATCTGAAGTTCTGTTCCCTTTGTTATAGTTGTTCCTGAAGACTCATAATTCGGCACCACCGCTGACAAAGTTGTTTGTGAGGGATTGATGATTTTATTCTGAGAATTGTCCATAACTGAACAAGGCCTCTTAGCAGAGACATCCATGGGCCTTGAAACTCCAACtgctgttttgtttgttcttgaCTCATTACACTGTTTTTCTTGTGCAGTTTCTGAAGGCTGCTTTTTCCACAGAGACAGACAGGTTGCTAGCAATTCCATGGAGTAAGGACTGTTGCTTTTAGCAGGCATTCTCTCTGTTGAGGATTCATGCTTGATGTAAGAAGAGTTACCTGAAATCCTGGCACCTACATTAGAAGTACTTAGGGTTTCTGTAGTTTGCAAATTCAGTTGCTTAACAGTGACTTGAGTATTCAGAATCATTTCACAACTATCTACTTTAGAATCCTGACTAGTTTCATTAGCATCTTTTAATTTCTCCTGAACCCTATCTCCTTGCACAAGCAAATTAAGAAGTAGCCTGTTCTTATTTACGTGTTTTGAAATACATTCGTCAGAGGACAAAGATGGGGGAACAGAAACCGTCTCACAAATTGTTGGCAGATTTTGTCCAACTTGGACAGAATTTTCTAATGAGAGGTGACTGTTATTCAACGTTGCCTGGGTCATCTCAACAGTTGAtgtctttgaagaagacagaacTTTCGAATCATGACACTGGCCCGGGACCTTTGCTGAAGAGACGGAATTTAGTACAACAGAATTGACTTGATTAAACTTTCTACAATTGCTTTCTTGAATATTGGAAGTCAATGAACAGTGTGTTTTACTTGTTTCTGCAGATTTTGTTGCTGTTAGTGATTGTCCCTTTGCAATCTCTGGAGTTACTCGTAGTCCAGACTGAATTTTGGCAGTTTGTCTGAACAATTCAGAATTTTGACCTGGTTCACTATTAGAGGTATTAGTCATTTTAATACAACCTGCTGCTATCAAAAgatctt includes:
- the RESF1 gene encoding retroelement silencing factor 1, whose product is MNWNAEPQSAILPPPYPKSQSSFSQQPLINQFTPSHNSFSCPGNNQEICMYPSSSNPVSQPLLNIQNYLQQIPVSDVHNGTIVASQISLERLTLSNAKGHKQLNPNLQMSGGVTQNAWSNSPMRNSVPSHTGATVSHQADFGTNIPNVHVLQNQLVTSDTYSTPLQMMPSNSLRAPVTYPGNQGLNQSNSVRKVEGWMQQYTSNGLTSPDYRPLSKQYFYPPQGFIQDPNIQKRNPVPSTSLQVKNCHFPNTATALQSKQSAAVLSQQYATPVDKRLNPPPLPLYDCRYGSQPVQSGPHVLKRLSVEVPQSQETHSSEIRMDSYGGFQQQWQKPLENVSTIGNFCNLKVNTNVKQPFPEPVRSSMDAVQPVAQNNQEKRMDSCNPNQILDTNVTKEKLVRDIKTLVEIKKKFSELARKIKINKDLLIAAGCIKMTNTSNSEPGQNSELFRQTAKIQSGLRVTPEIAKGQSLTATKSAETSKTHCSLTSNIQESNCRKFNQVNSVVLNSVSSAKVPGQCHDSKVLSSSKTSTVEMTQATLNNSHLSLENSVQVGQNLPTICETVSVPPSLSSDECISKHVNKNRLLLNLLVQGDRVQEKLKDANETSQDSKVDSCEMILNTQVTVKQLNLQTTETLSTSNVGARISGNSSYIKHESSTERMPAKSNSPYSMELLATCLSLWKKQPSETAQEKQCNESRTNKTAVGVSRPMDVSAKRPCSVMDNSQNKIINPSQTTLSAVVPNYESSGTTITKGTELQIAVVTPLILSDVKTLSAKGIIPEALPETVYPVIKEGSVCSLQNQVAENTTVSAAVEGSVCSLQNQVAENTTVSAALKVDVNEPVASTMTSTKIFPLTQKEKNESTNGNSEGTPNTNEGKYSKSESDTYSLVSDQQTLYESRDNTAVNSDVLHIDSICSLVEGDISYNSQIAKIFNSLPMEKVEPQKPLPNQEGISYREQKEQLDNNTTENKDFDFQKDKLVECTDVSCKITDLSKSRQPPESLSFNNAEASRGTPEESGVAPSMKESTAGNVCSSAATPLDVDPQEIDASSDYIAQEPTRNEIDNDKTYLHDQLSELLREFPYGIEGIKRRDGSVGQQMTNHISEDQAADKSSCDSKDLTDQIQITILSSEQMKELFPEQDDQPCDRDRSEEPQKEKPDPEVGSQCDPQAPTKEESRDSLTVDSEKDDVHCCALGWLAVVYEGVPECQCNSIKNSASAEEKGKEQSSPLESNSCKQGEKTSDSDVCVVELNSPSNNPKTSVILPDGKSNTPKIQSSNIKDTSKTKQNSLLKTEQKSTGHFSSKCDKLVSLQNHGEKTLRYHEVTFCSHNKMPAFHEQTSQQSLQRKHATQNSGPLKAKPVLPANKDLYKKNSSLVQLLASEKKKKFKTGGFKQNHLEKRKMNQGSIRDVEVKKRKQDKQEQNKNVGGELKVHDSSSNPNERACVKDKTLSGIKSSDEKRSSKVNRVITPQEYLQRRKRKEVMSNKAAKRIHVKNGPHDSEHTGSSKPPTQVGTSNERHSISLQPPKESLSVFTDPGKNLKAHHSEGSKAYNISRNVKGTIGGKQADKMWIDKANLDKKVTYVNNVHFSQMPPQAKEQKLYLNRVAFKCTERESICLSKLDGSPRKLNKDNEKSQENKPKTLLPVKDTAEKPNMLEFKLCPDVLLKNMSASEEKKDLKSHPTNEQTPLQVSGIKSTKEDWLKRATVKKRMQEDTQEIDKDVNSRLSKRSFSADGFEMLQNPVKDSKALFQTYKQMHLEKKSRSLGSSPVK